Proteins from a single region of Halorubrum sp. 2020YC2:
- the gcvPA gene encoding aminomethyl-transferring glycine dehydrogenase subunit GcvPA has protein sequence MSRANGTPYAPHTDEETAAMLAAIGVDDEEALFDIPESVAFDGDFGIEPRTEREIRDECARILDRNDDLTEFLGRGHYGHYVPSVVDHLADRAEFLTSYTQYQPEVSQGFLQALFEYQSMLVELTGLDVANCSMYDAATALGEAATLADRVRSTSGDVVLVPEQLREGKRAVLENYCAGADLAVETYPMADGTADVDALAERAGDDVVMVYAESPTVRGCLEERLAAIGETAAETDALFALGSDVVALSVLESPEAVGADVVVGEAGALGLPTSYGMGLGIFACRDDFLRQVPGRLVGASEDADGDRAYTLTLQTREQHIRKERATSNICTNQAWVALRAAIHAATLGPDGLVDLANDCVREAEALAARIDDLSGAAAPVHDRHHFREFAVRVDQPAAPVAEDLEAEGFAVHAIDEHLLQVCVTDLNAGRTDGLVEALEGVL, from the coding sequence ATGAGCCGGGCGAACGGCACCCCGTACGCGCCCCACACCGACGAGGAGACCGCGGCGATGCTGGCCGCGATCGGCGTCGACGACGAGGAGGCGCTGTTCGACATCCCCGAGTCGGTCGCCTTCGACGGCGACTTCGGTATCGAACCGCGCACCGAACGCGAGATCCGCGACGAGTGCGCCCGGATCTTGGACCGCAACGACGACCTCACGGAGTTCCTCGGCCGGGGGCACTACGGCCACTACGTGCCGAGCGTCGTCGACCACCTCGCGGACCGCGCGGAGTTCCTCACGAGCTACACCCAGTACCAGCCGGAGGTGTCGCAGGGGTTCCTCCAGGCCCTCTTCGAGTACCAGTCGATGCTGGTCGAGCTGACCGGATTAGACGTCGCGAACTGCTCGATGTACGACGCCGCGACCGCGCTCGGGGAGGCCGCGACGCTTGCGGACCGCGTCCGCTCGACGTCCGGCGACGTCGTCCTCGTCCCGGAACAGCTCCGCGAGGGGAAGCGGGCGGTGCTGGAGAACTACTGCGCCGGCGCCGACCTCGCCGTCGAGACGTACCCGATGGCCGACGGCACCGCGGACGTCGACGCGCTCGCGGAGCGCGCCGGCGACGACGTGGTGATGGTGTACGCCGAGAGCCCGACCGTCCGCGGCTGCCTCGAGGAGCGGCTCGCGGCGATCGGTGAGACGGCGGCCGAGACCGACGCGCTGTTCGCGCTCGGCTCGGACGTGGTCGCGCTGTCGGTGCTCGAATCGCCGGAAGCGGTCGGCGCCGACGTCGTGGTCGGGGAGGCCGGCGCGCTCGGCCTGCCGACCAGCTACGGGATGGGGCTGGGGATCTTCGCCTGCCGCGACGACTTCCTCCGGCAGGTCCCCGGCCGGCTCGTCGGCGCGAGCGAGGACGCGGACGGCGACCGCGCGTACACGCTCACGCTCCAGACCCGCGAGCAGCACATCCGCAAGGAGCGGGCCACCTCGAACATCTGTACGAACCAGGCGTGGGTCGCGCTCCGCGCGGCGATCCACGCGGCGACGCTCGGCCCGGACGGCCTCGTCGACCTCGCGAACGACTGCGTCCGCGAGGCGGAGGCGCTGGCGGCGCGGATCGACGACCTCTCCGGCGCGGCCGCGCCCGTCCACGACCGTCACCACTTCCGCGAGTTCGCGGTGCGGGTCGACCAGCCGGCGGCGCCGGTCGCCGAGGACTTGGAGGCCGAGGGGTTCGCGGTCCACGCGATCGACGAGCACCTGCTTCAGGTGTGCGTCACCGACCTGAACGCCGGGCGGACCGACGGTCTCGTCGAGGCCTTGGAGGGGGTGCTGTAG